The DNA window CTTTGAGGAACTAGGTCTAGGGCGTAGCTTTGAGGAACTAGGAACTAGGTCAAGGGGCGTGGCTTTGAGGAACTAGGTCAAGGGCGTGGCTTTGAGGAACTAGGAACTAAGTCAAGGGGCGTGGCTTTGAGGAACTATGTCTAGGGCGTAGCTTTGAGGAACTAGGAACTAGGTCAAGGGGCGTGGCTTTGAGGAATTAGTAACTAGGTCAACGGGCGTAGCTTTGAGGAACTAGGTCAAGGGCGTGGCTTTGAGGAACTAGGTCTAGGGCGTAGCTTTGAGGAACTAGGAACTAGGTCAACGGGCGTAGCTTTGAGGAAGTAGGTCAAGGGCGTAGCTTTGAGGAACTAGGAACTAGGTCAACGGGCGTAGCTTTTAGGAACTAGGTCAAAGGGCGTGGCTTTGAGGAACTAGGATTTAGGTCAGGCGGCGTGGCTTTGAGGAACAAGGTCAAGGGGAGTGGCTTTAAGAAACTAGGTCGAACCCAGGACATCCAGGCTTGGTCCTGGAATGATGATCTGGACTATGTGCTTGCACACAGACTGGCTCACATGActtgaatgtgtaaataaagacCTGATATGCAGcgtcctcctccagctcctcatCCTCCATCATGACGTCGTCCTCCAGATCCTCATTCAGAGCCAGACGCATCTCTGGACCCAGATCCTGCAGAGTCTTCAGACCGGCTTtacacagctgcaacacacaccgTGTTAGTAATTAGTTCTGATCTGAAAGAGTCCTCTTTCAGTTCTATTGGGCCCTAGGGTGCACCCGACACGACGCAGCAAATAGCCTGACGCAAGTGTCTGTGCTGGTTTAAGACCATCCAACGCCCACGTCaattaaatagcaaatgcacctgcaacCATCTGTGCACCCATGGGCTTGTCTGGCCTTACagtgaggtgtgttcaggtgcattctgggcgtgctggtcttacagggaggtgtgtccAGGTGCATTTTGGGCAttctggtcttacagggaggtgtgtccAGGTGCATTTTGGGCGttctggtcttacagggaggtgtgtccaggtgcattctgggcgtgctggtcttacaggaggtgtgttcagacagacagacagacagacagacagacctggACAGCAGACGGGTTGGTAGCGTCAGCCTCTACCGTCAgatctcctttctctttcctcttcctgAACTTCCTGAAGTAATCCTGAATCAGGAAGGTCGCGTAAAACTTCCCGACGGTGACTTCCTCCTCTGCAGGACGACAACAGCCCAGTCAGCCGCAGTACGACAAGTACTTATCGCAGTATTTGTGGTATTTCTAGTATATTAAGATGTGTTCCTTGTATAACTAGTACTGGTGGTTGTTTGAGTACCTTCGTGTGGTGGTATCACTTCGTCCAGCAGCTTCGGTTTCATTCTCTTCCAGATCTTCTTGATGATCACCCTCAGCTCCTCGTTCTCCTGGTCAGGGTTACCTAGCAAcagcacacagaaaaagagacttcagatacagtattagggaccactaaggtctataaaaagagacttcagatacagtattagggaccactaaggtctatataaagagacttcagatacagtattagggaccactaaggtctataaaaaagagacttcagatacagtattagggaccactaaggtctatataaagagacttcagatacagtattaggggaccactaaggtctatataaagagacttcagatacagtattagggaccactaaggtctatataaaagagacttcagatacagtattagggaccactaaggtctatataaagagacttcagatacagtaatatgACTCAAATGTCCTACACTCAATTTGCTGCATTCTGGGGTTTTTAGCATAAAATGTATGGCTTTATGATTATTCACCCGTATTGTTATCACACtggatgtttttaaaatctgtcacttcctgtttaccGTACATGTTCTGAGACCCCTGAACACTTCTTTTTACCTCTTACGGGGAGTGggttgtctttcatattttttgagGGGGACATGATACCCCCTGCACCCCCCTCCCAATCTAACCCTGCAGACCAATCAGATACCTTCAGTCTTGATCTTGAGGGCGGTGCGAACCAGAGCGAAGAGCGTGGCGTTAAAGGTCACCGTCCCATCAGCGTTTAGAGGCATGTTCATCGCTACAAGAcgctgagagagagaagaagaggaagaggaagaggaagaagaagaagaagaagaagaacaggatgGGTTT is part of the Etheostoma cragini isolate CJK2018 unplaced genomic scaffold, CSU_Ecrag_1.0 ScbMSFa_79, whole genome shotgun sequence genome and encodes:
- the LOC117941459 gene encoding voltage-dependent L-type calcium channel subunit alpha-1F-like, which encodes MNMPLNADGTVTFNATLFALVRTALKIKTEGNPDQENEELRVIIKKIWKRMKPKLLDEVIPPHEEEEVTVGKFYATFLIQDYFRKFRKRKEKGDLTVEADATNPSAVQLCKAGLKTLQDLGPEMRLALNEDLEDDVMMEDEELEEDAAYQGENGFGPEKDRRCSILTTPTGPGGVVGDGGGVSNGGLIHRVGSLTKMPNGNEHKEHLRRGDNARSSFSRHNHRRPSARNGLLDPGHKRPSYNQHARRDSRDRYWRNGDVEAYGEQGYYSREEDNDSISSRD